The genomic window GATCTGACCATTTGCTACAAGCTCCCTGATATGATGATAGCGAAAGTCGATGTGCTTTGTTCGACTATGCATAGAGGGGTTCTTTGTGATGGAGATAGTTGATCGGTTGTAACAATAAATGACAGTTGGTTCTTGTCGATCAACTCCTAATTCGGACAAGAGTCGCCGGAGCCAAACTTCTTGACATGAAGCTGCACTCGCCGCCATGTACTCAGCCTCCGTGCTTGAGAGTGCAGTAGACTCCTGCTTCTTTGAATTCCAGGTGATCGAACCAGAACCAAGACTGAATGCCCACCCGGTAGTACTTCTTTGGTCATCTATACATGCACCCCAGTCACTATCAATGAACCCAATCAGTCCGAAGTTATGAACATGTGTATATTGAATTCCAAGCTCAATAGTTCCAGATATATAGCGCAATATACGCTTAACTGCTCCCATGTGTGTCTTTGTTGGTGAATTCATGTACCGAGATACTAGGCTAACTGCAAATGCTAGGTCTTGTCTGGTGTGTGCTCGATATATAAGATCCCCAATCATGCTTCAAAATGTTATATCATCTGCCTTACCAGATACATCATCCAACTGGAGCTTCTCATTGATATTTAATGGAGTTAAAGCACTCTTACAGTTCAACATTCCTCATCTACTTAGTCATCATATTATCTCTGAACTCCTCCATCATTTGTGTAGATGATCCCATATACAggatatcatccacataaaggcATAACAATAACAAACCTTGCACTTCATCTCCACGCTGATAAACAGTAGGTTCACAGCTGCTCCTCTGAAATCCCAATGTTCCAAAATAATCATCAATCTTGCAGTACCATGCTCTAGGTGCTTGTCGAAGCCCGTAGAGAGCTTTGCTTTGCTTAGCTTATAAACCATATTCTCTTTGCCCGGCACAACAAAACCCTCCGGCTGTGAGACATAAACCTCTTCGCTCAAATCTCCATTGAGAAAAGCAGATTTCACATCGAGCTGCATCATCGGCCATTTCTTTTGTGTTGCAATAGCTAGAAACACCCGCACAGTCTCCATCTTTGCAACAGGGGAGAATGCCTCCTTGTAGTCAATTCCTTGACGTTGGGTGTATCCCTTAGCGACAAGTCGGGCTTTTCGCTTGTGCAGCGAGCCGTTAGCATGATATTTAGACTTATACACCCATTTAACTCCCACAATGTTCTTCCCTTCTGGCCTTGAGACAAGATCCCAATTTTGATTTCTGTTAATAGATTTAAGCTCTTCTTGCATAGCAGTCCGCCAGTCTTCATGCTGAGTTGCTTCATCAAACGTCAATGGAACTACAGTCATTAGAGCAAAGGAACACGAGTTGTAAATATCTTCCAATGCTCGGTATCTTGCTACAGTTGGATTGGAACCTGCACTGTCTCCACTCAACCCAGGGCTTGCGACAATTGGAGGCACTTGCGTTCCATCATTGGATGCACTTATCCTTGCTGAAGTTTCGATAAAGATAGTTATATCTTTGATCTTTGGTGCTGAACTTTCAGTGTTCTCTACCCAGTCCCAAGGTTGGTTCTCAAGAAACTCAACATCTCTACTGATGACGACTCTCCCAGAGATGGGGTTCAATAATGGATACCCTTTGGTTTCATCACTGTATCCGATGAACACCATTCTCTCGGATTTGTCATCAAGTTTCCTCCTTTGCTGTGAGTTAGTAAGAGCAAAAGCAGTGCAACCAAAGACTCGCAGATGGATTACAATAGGCTTAATACCTGTTAAGGATTCATATGGTGTTCGGTCATCAACATCTTGAGTTGGTGAATGATTGAGCAGGTACACTGTTGTTGAAGTTGCCTCAGCCCACAGAGAGTTGGGGACGTTCATTTCCTTCATCATGCATCGACCAATCTCCAACACCGTTCTGTTTTTCCGTTCCGCAACGCCGTTTTGCTTAGGTGAGTATGGAACAATGAGTTGTCGCGCGATACCATGGTGTTCACAGAACATCTTGAATTCTAGTGATAGGAACTCTTCTCCGCGGTCTGTTCAGAGAACTTTGATAGGTCTATCATATTGTTTTTCAACCATGAGCTTGAACTTCTGAAATTGTTGAAATGTTTGAGCTTTACTCTGAAGAAAGAAAACCCAACTATATCTTGTAAAGTCATCAGTGATAAAGAGCAAGTATTGGCATCCTCcatatgtttttgtttgcataGGACCACACAGTCTACATGCAAAAGTTCCAGAGGTGAGGTTGCACGTCGAGCACCAGAAGATGGAAAAGATTGTCTAGTTTTCTTGCCCTTGATGCAACCTTCACATGACTCTACAGGATTTATGCTAGGTAGACCATACACATGCTCCTTTTGTGAAAGCACTTGCATGCTTTTATAATTTAGATGCCCATATCGTCGATGCCACAAAGCAGAGAGTTCATGTTGAGCAAGAGCGACATTAGCGATGCTCACATCGTCGCTTGTTAAGGAAAACAGCCTATGCTTGGCCATTCAGACTTTGGCGACTATATGTCCAGTATTTCGGTCTTTTATAGTGCATCCTTTATGATCAAATGCAACTGTGTATCCCGTTTGAAGTAGCTGGCCAATGCTAAGCAAGTTGTGCGCTAGTTGCGGGACATACTGAACGTCTTTGAGTAGTTTAGTTTCTCTTTTGCTGGATGGTAAAGCAATTGTTCCAATACCAACAACTTCAAGTTCCTTGTTATCCCCCAGCCGAATGGTTTGCTGAAGTGAAAGATCAAGGTCTTGAAACAGCGCTCGGGTGCCCGTCATATGGTTGGAGCACCCGCTATCCAGCATCCAGACTGCATCTTCTTCTGTGTTGGTGACGTTCCCGGCCATGAACAGCATGTCTTCGTCCACTTCTTCGGCTATATTAGCGGCTGCTTCTTCTCTATACCAGCATTGGGCTTTTCGTGGCCATATTTCTTGCAGTGATGACACTGAACAAATCCTCTGCTACCTTGAGAGCCTCTGGCTTCGTCAGTTCGACCTCGTCCATGACCTCTGAACCTGCCTCGGAATGCACCTCGACCTCGGAACTGAGCCTGAGCATGGTCATCAGTAGTTACTCTGGCTTCAAAGGCTTTTTCTTCAATGTTATTGTCTTCATATAAATTAAGTCGAGCTTCATGAGCACGAAGAGAGCCTCCTAGTTGCTCAACAGTGAGTGTAGTGAGGTCTTGTGCTTCAATAATAGAAGAGACAACATGATGGAACCTTGGAGTTAGACTTCGCAGCACCCGGTCCAACCACTCTGTTTGATCTCGTGAGTGTGTCTCCCGGTTGGCGAACTCGATAAACAAGAGACGTAATCCGGTTCACATAGTCTTGAGTAGTCTTCATGTTCTTCATCTTAGCAATTTCAAACTCTTGTCGCAGTGTGTGGAGCTTGACCGTAACCATTTTGGTGCTGCCTTGATGCTCCATCTTCAACAGATCCCATGCTTCCTTAGCGGTTTGAGCTTCAGAGATTCTTGTGATGATCTTCTCGTCTAGTGCTTGTTGAATAAAGTGCAGGGCCCTCGCGTCCTTCTCCATGAGTGCATTCGCCTGAGTCTCATCCTCAGATGAGCGGGTCCCATTCTCCACCAAATCCCAGAGACCCCAGGACCTAAGAAGAGTCTTTATACGAAGACTCCAAATGCCATAGGGTTCAGCCTTGAAGAGTGGGACACTTGCTTGACCCGTCCCAAGCTTGGAGCTGCTCCCTTctatagctctgataccactgttgtGGTGAGCCTCTTAGTTATGGTGAGTCTCAAAGGACCTAAGAAGAGAGGATACAACAATAGCTAGAAGAAAGCAAGTAAGGAGAAGAGTTTAAGTTAGAGCTTAAGATGAACTTTTCTAATTCTCATAATACCAGTCAAACAAGATATAAAGAGCAAAAGCTATTGCTTTGCCCAATTCCCAAGGAGCAAAGATATTGCTCTCCCCAATGACTGAAGAGCAACACAAAAACATGTAACCTCGTATAAaccaaagataaagaaaacataacctTAACTATTTAGAGCAAGACACCTGTCAATGACTTGACTACTCAAAACATTGACCAATAAAAAAGCAAACTAAAATGTCTTCAAACAATTCAAACTGTGGTCAATCCACTCAAAGCTGGGATTCTGAACACCCTTTTCAACATACTCTTCGTCAAATCCTAATTTCGATTCTcttacaacaatatatatacccTCCTCCATTAttactttattactttaatGCAATATTTATACCTAAGTTTTAACCTAATTAATaatgttgtatattttttgAAGAATAAAATGTATGAGTTACGAAACTTGATaaggaagaataaataaaaaacaaaacacgtAAGTGAACTGGGTGTGGAAGTGTTCTAACTGATTGAAATGATGATGTTGAAATATTGCATCGGGTGACGAGAATGAACATGAAGAAATTTCTAGCTCATTTATATCACGACGTTGAATTGTATGAAATGAATGGCATGAAGCTTAGATAAGTTTCtcattgatttatattatgatgttgattttaattttattttaatataaaaagatcTTATTCTATTAATTTCAAGATTGTACTAGTCAAAAACGGATTAGAAAATggtatatttaataatattttaataaaatatatttgttcattattattTCAAACGGGTTGTAATACCTTTGTAATAGATTGAAAACTAAaagtatttatttctaaattaaaactGACCTTATTTCTGTTTCtaaattaagaaatattttaattatgtttttaattagaaacagaaaaatatttctaaattttttattctaattttgcAGATTGTTCTggtatttaatttgtttggtcAAGATGTTATTAGGATTTGATTTCTAGGGTTAGTGTTAGCAATGGAAGAGGAAGGTGCTGATGGGAGCTATTTGAGcttcttttaattttacattGCCCATTGTTTTGTTAGACACATATCAAGCTTGTAATAAGTGGGCTATAATTAACCTCagcaatatattaaaaacccaTCTAAACACTTCtttttgttgaagttttcacAGTAAATTATCCTTaatgtaaattaaataatttatgttattaaattgaacaataaataaatacaatcaaTCAAACACAAGATTCACGTGAAAACCCCTCCTATCTAGAGGAAAAAAACGATAGGCCAAACTATGAATTAAAAATCCTCAAGAAAATTCACACTTGAGATCACCAACAATAATGGAGAAATATAAGTAATATCTCTAGAAAAACCCCTTTCTTGAATGatcacaccaaaaaaaaaattaaaaaataaaaacctctCCAAGATTATGAAGAGATGTTTTTTCGTCTTCTTCCTTTCAATGCATGCAGAGAACAAAAACCACACATCTTTCAAACAAACTTATCAGTTTGATTAGAATTTAATAGGGAGTTATTTACATTTTGCCCTTGTCTTTTTTACTGATAATAATATAGGCTGGATCAAAGTTTAGCCACCAAACAAATGATCTCCCCTTCTAGGGCATGGGGAGATATCCTCACATCAACTCCTTATTTGCAACTCAATCCCACCAACTTGACACATAACTGATGGTTATCATGAGTCACCGCCTTAGTCAATATATCAACTAGATTTTTATCAGTGGGAATCTTCTTtagatatttttctttcatgtttACAGCATCATAAATCCAATGATACCTCACATCAATATGCTTAGTGCGAGAATGATATGTGGCATTCTTACTTAATTCTAATGCACTGTGGCTATCACAATTAACCACAACCTTTTCCTGTTGTactccaccaccatcacctaTCACTGTTTCACCACTAACAATCACCCCATGGTCACTCGGGCCAAGGATGGCATCCGCCAACCAAAAACTATCTTCAATCTCGACACTACCACTACTGCCATCTCTCCTATTCCTTCCAACACTCGAGCCGCAATCACGAATCACCATTGGAGGCAAACCGTGCAAGAGAAGTACGATGCCCTCCTAAAAAATGGCACTTGGTCATTAGTTCCAAGACCATCTTGTGCAAACGTAGTAACTGACAAGTGGATTTTCCGCTATAAGCTCAACTCGAACGACTCTCTTGCATGATACAAAGCCAGGTGGGTCGTGTGAGAATTTTCTGAGCAGCCCCACATCAACTTTGATCAAATATTTTCACTAGTTGTCAAACTATCCACCATTCGCATTGTCCTCAGCCTTGCTAGCTCTCATGGCTGGTCCATTTATTAACTCTATGTGAAGAACGTCTTTCTTCATGTCTCCTTGCTTGAGATTGTCTACTTCCAACAACCCTCGGGATTTGTCAATACCATTCACCCAAACTTTGCATGTCACTTGCACAAATCTCTATATGAACTTAGGGTTTGCTTGGTTGGAGGTTTTTGGGGGTAAGGTAAGggaagggtttttaaaaacccatgctTGGGTAGGAGGTTTTAGGGGGAGGTAAAGGTTGAGAAGGGTTAATGGAGGTTTCAAAACCTCcacttttctctcatttctcaaccctccaaattggagggttatggaggttttgagtaccaa from Dioscorea cayenensis subsp. rotundata cultivar TDr96_F1 chromosome 9, TDr96_F1_v2_PseudoChromosome.rev07_lg8_w22 25.fasta, whole genome shotgun sequence includes these protein-coding regions:
- the LOC120269083 gene encoding uncharacterized protein LOC120269083, encoding MEEGIYIVVRESKLGFDEEYVEKGVQNPSFEWIDHIIGESNIFAPWELGKAIAFALYILFDCGIRAIEGSSSKLGTGQASVPLFKAEPYGIWSLRIKTLLRSWGLWDLVENGTRSSEDETQANALMEKDARALHFIQQALDEKIITRISEAQTAKEAWDLLKMEHQGSTKMVTVKLHTLRQEFEIAKMKNMKTTQDYVNRITSLVYRVRQPGDTLTRSNRVVGPAQDLTTLTVEQLGGSLRAHEARLNLYEDNNIEEKAFEARVTTDDHAQAQFRGRGAFRGRFRGHGRGRTDEARGSQGSRGFVQCHHCKKYGHEKPNAGIEKKQPLI